GACTGGGAGCTGCGGGCGGTCACGACCGGCGAGGTGCTGCGCCGGCTGCCGGCGCGGGACCTGTTCCGCCAGGTCGCCGAGGCCGCCTGGCAGTGCGCCGACCCCGGCCTCCAGTTCGACACGACGATCAACCGCTGGCACACGGCGGCGGCGACCGGTCGCATCAATGCCTCGAACCCGTGCAGCGAGTACATGCACCTCGACAACTCGGCGTGCAACCTGGCCTCGCTGAACCTGCTGGCGTTCCTCGACGAGGACGGCCGCTTCGACGTCGACGGGTTCACCGCCGCCGTCGAGGTCGTGTTCACCGCGCAGGAGATCCTCGTCGGCTTCGCCGACTACCCCACCGAGCGCATCGCCGAGACGTCCCGGCAGTTCCGCCAGCTGGGCCTCGGCTACGCCAACCTCGGCGCCCTCCTCATGGCCCTCGGGCTGCCCTACGACTCGGCGGCCGGGCGGGCGTGGGCGGCGTCGATCACCGCGCTCATGACCGGCCACGCCTACGCCGTCTCGGCTCGCACGGCCGCCCGCATGGGCCCGTTCGCCGGCTTCGCCGAGAACCGCGAGCACCTCCTGCGCGTCCTCGGCCAGCACCGGGAGGCGGTGGCCGGGGTCGACGAGGAGCTGGTGCCCGCCGAGCTGCTCGGCGCCGCCCAGCAGGCCTGGGACGAGGCGTGCGAGCTGGCCGACGAGTTCGGCGTCCGCAACTCGCAGGCGACCGTGCTCGCCCCCACCGGCACGATCGGCCTGATGATGGACTGCGACACGACCGGCATCGAGCCCGACCTCGGCCTCGTGAAGATGAAGAAGCTGGTCGGCGGAGGGACGATGACGATCGTCAACCAGACGATCCCGCGGGCGCTGCGCCGCCTCGGCTACGCGGAGTCGCAGATCGAGGAGATCGTCGCCCACGTGGACGAGCACGGCACCGTGGCCGGCGCGCCGCACCTCGCCGCCGAGCACGTGCCCGTGTTCGCCTGCTCGATGGGCGACAACGCCATCCACTACCGCGGGCACGTCCAGATGATGGGGGCGGTCCAGCCCTTCATCAGCGGGGCCATCTCGAAGACCGTCAACATGCCCGAGTCGGTCACCGTCGAGGAGGTCGAGCGGCTGCACCTCGAGGCCTGGAAGCTCGGCCTCAAGGCCGTCGCCATCTACCGCGACAACTGCAAGGTGGCCCAGCCGCTGTCCTCCAAGAAGGAGGCGGCGAAGGAGCCGGCCGCCGAGGCCACCCGCGTGGTGGAGCGCGTGGTCGAGCGGGTCGTGGCGTCGCCCCGGCGGGAGAAGCTGCCCCGGTCGCGGCGGTCGCGCACGATCGCCTTCCGGGTGGCGGACTGCAAGGGGTTCGTGACGGTCGGGGAGTACGAGGACGGGCGGCCGGGCGAGATCTTCATGAAGGTGTCGAAGCAGGGGTCGACCCTGGCCGGGATCATGGACGCCTTCGCCATCTCCGTCAGCCACGGCCTCCAGTGGGGGGTGCCGCTGCGGGCCTTCGTCGAGGCGTTCACGAACATGCGCTTCGAGCCGGCCGGCATGACCGACGACCCGGACATCCGCTTCGCCTCGAGCCTCGTCGACTACATCTTCCGCCGCCTCGCCGTCGAGTACCTGACGAAGGAGGAGCGGGCCGAGCTCAACATCCTCACCGTCGACGAGCGCATCCAGCCGACCCTGCCCGGGGTCGAGGAGACCGTCATCGAGACCGTCCAGGGCCACGACGTGGTCGCCGACCCGCCCTCGATCGA
This genomic stretch from Acidimicrobiales bacterium harbors:
- a CDS encoding vitamin B12-dependent ribonucleotide reductase, whose protein sequence is MALAPEQTGIGIRRFFTTDGVDPYDEVLWERRDARITNYRDGKVAFEQRDVEFPVSWSQNATNIVAQKYFRGTLGTPERESSLREVVDRVVDTITDWGRRGGYFVDDREAEVFRAELKHLVVTQKAAFNSPVWFNIGVAGVPQQASACFILAVDDTMDSILNWYVEEGNIFKGGSGSGINLSRIRSSFEPLKGGGTASGPVSFMRGADASAGTIKSGGKTRRAAKMVILDVDHPDVEEFIWCKAREEQKARALREAGFDMDLDGRDSHSIQYQNANNSVRVTDEFMQAVERGDDWELRAVTTGEVLRRLPARDLFRQVAEAAWQCADPGLQFDTTINRWHTAAATGRINASNPCSEYMHLDNSACNLASLNLLAFLDEDGRFDVDGFTAAVEVVFTAQEILVGFADYPTERIAETSRQFRQLGLGYANLGALLMALGLPYDSAAGRAWAASITALMTGHAYAVSARTAARMGPFAGFAENREHLLRVLGQHREAVAGVDEELVPAELLGAAQQAWDEACELADEFGVRNSQATVLAPTGTIGLMMDCDTTGIEPDLGLVKMKKLVGGGTMTIVNQTIPRALRRLGYAESQIEEIVAHVDEHGTVAGAPHLAAEHVPVFACSMGDNAIHYRGHVQMMGAVQPFISGAISKTVNMPESVTVEEVERLHLEAWKLGLKAVAIYRDNCKVAQPLSSKKEAAKEPAAEATRVVERVVERVVASPRREKLPRSRRSRTIAFRVADCKGFVTVGEYEDGRPGEIFMKVSKQGSTLAGIMDAFAISVSHGLQWGVPLRAFVEAFTNMRFEPAGMTDDPDIRFASSLVDYIFRRLAVEYLTKEERAELNILTVDERIQPTLPGVEETVIETVQGHDVVADPPSIESASTLLDLVDDRVDVRDATAAPSDAPYCYQCGVQMIRAGSCHACPSCGTTSGCS